A single genomic interval of uncultured Sphaerochaeta sp. harbors:
- a CDS encoding SPASM domain-containing protein, whose amino-acid sequence MDTRRAHLTMMIKPASAACNLRCDYCFYFDEADSRVEGIRSMMSHAVADAIILKSLEAAKHCSFVFQGGEPSLAGLPFFEYFVRKVAASKKEDSLVTYAFQTNGMLLDEKWARFFKEHDFLVGVSLDGPPRLNDLHRKDGKGGKSGRKVMRGISQLQREGVQFNILSVVTNELAQNIGMAYPYLVEHGLVYQQYIPCMDMLDGEKRFLSAAAYGQFLKDLFDLWFASYQAKRPVSVRFFDNLVGMIAGYPPEACDMAGVCSIQYVAESNGDIYPCDFYCLDSHRLGNITEDEIVSLDARRSAIWFIEDSPNSIDDCASCQWKPLCRGGCKRYRSEDGYRFCSSMKSFFPYAINRLEMIANTLKSKT is encoded by the coding sequence ATGGATACACGCCGAGCCCACCTTACCATGATGATCAAGCCAGCCTCAGCTGCGTGCAATCTTCGCTGTGATTACTGCTTTTATTTTGATGAGGCAGATAGCCGAGTCGAGGGTATTCGCTCCATGATGAGTCATGCTGTTGCAGATGCAATCATTCTAAAGAGCTTGGAGGCTGCAAAGCACTGTTCCTTCGTATTTCAGGGTGGAGAACCCTCTCTTGCAGGGCTTCCATTCTTTGAATACTTTGTGCGTAAAGTTGCTGCAAGCAAGAAGGAAGACTCCCTGGTGACCTATGCCTTCCAGACCAACGGAATGTTGCTTGATGAAAAGTGGGCAAGGTTTTTCAAAGAACATGATTTCTTGGTAGGAGTCTCTCTCGATGGTCCCCCACGGCTTAATGACCTGCACCGGAAGGACGGGAAGGGAGGGAAGAGTGGACGAAAGGTGATGCGGGGTATTTCTCAACTCCAAAGGGAAGGCGTGCAATTCAATATTCTCAGTGTAGTCACCAATGAATTAGCCCAGAATATTGGTATGGCCTATCCCTATTTAGTGGAACATGGACTTGTCTACCAACAGTACATACCGTGCATGGATATGCTTGACGGAGAGAAACGTTTTCTCTCTGCTGCCGCTTATGGACAGTTCCTGAAGGATCTCTTTGATCTCTGGTTCGCTTCCTACCAAGCGAAGAGGCCTGTCTCAGTCAGGTTTTTTGATAACCTTGTTGGGATGATAGCCGGTTATCCCCCTGAAGCGTGCGATATGGCGGGGGTATGTTCTATCCAGTATGTGGCAGAGAGCAATGGAGACATATATCCCTGTGATTTCTACTGCCTCGATTCGCATCGTCTCGGTAATATCACTGAAGATGAAATTGTATCGCTTGATGCAAGACGAAGCGCCATATGGTTCATTGAAGACTCTCCCAATTCCATTGATGATTGTGCTTCTTGTCAATGGAAGCCTCTTTGCAGAGGTGGCTGTAAACGGTATCGCAGTGAAGACGGGTACCGGTTCTGCAGTTCCATGAAATCATTCTTTCCCTATGCGATTAATCGTCTAGAAATGATTGCCAATACTCTGAAATCTAAAACATAA
- a CDS encoding carbohydrate ABC transporter permease, giving the protein MLRINKISPFNILKYILLVCIFLFLLFPIYWMLASSLKTNMEAYRYPPTFFPNTMVPNAYVSLFLENNQFFVYYFNNFLVSTSSALICCLVALFTGYSLSRFKTQWGVIIAALLLSTQMFPIISRMISLYSLMGKFGLINTRHGLILAIVAAQIPFCSLLMSSFLANIPKEIEEAAYIDGAGRNTILFRIITPLIKPGILAVGIYSFLLTWDDYLHAATLIQSDNLRTLSIGISLRYLGELSYDWSLINCISVVGALPMVLLFFFFQKYMIKGLVAGAVKG; this is encoded by the coding sequence ATGTTGCGAATAAACAAGATATCACCGTTTAATATATTGAAGTATATACTTTTGGTATGTATTTTTCTATTTTTGCTCTTTCCAATATATTGGATGCTTGCATCTTCTCTGAAGACAAATATGGAAGCATATAGGTACCCGCCAACTTTTTTCCCGAATACCATGGTTCCTAATGCCTATGTGTCCTTATTTCTGGAGAACAACCAATTCTTTGTCTATTACTTCAATAATTTTCTGGTCTCAACATCTAGTGCCCTGATTTGTTGTTTAGTAGCACTTTTTACTGGCTACTCATTATCTCGCTTCAAAACACAATGGGGTGTGATAATTGCCGCTTTGTTGTTATCAACACAGATGTTTCCAATTATTTCCAGAATGATTAGCTTGTACTCGCTCATGGGTAAATTCGGATTGATCAATACACGACATGGATTGATACTAGCAATCGTTGCAGCTCAAATTCCTTTCTGCTCACTTCTCATGTCATCATTTTTGGCAAATATCCCAAAAGAAATCGAAGAGGCAGCTTACATTGATGGAGCAGGAAGGAATACGATTCTTTTTCGAATAATTACACCTCTGATAAAACCAGGTATCCTTGCAGTGGGTATTTACTCGTTCCTGCTTACATGGGATGACTACCTTCATGCAGCAACGCTCATTCAGAGTGATAACCTGAGGACTCTTTCAATTGGGATATCATTACGCTACCTCGGGGAACTATCATACGACTGGTCTCTGATCAATTGTATTTCAGTAGTGGGAGCTCTGCCTATGGTGCTCTTATTCTTTTTCTTCCAGAAGTATATGATTAAAGGCCTGGTTGCAGGTGCTGTAAAAGGTTAG
- a CDS encoding sulfite exporter TauE/SafE family protein, translated as MEILLVILTFAATVVGAISGIGGGVIIKPAMDALVNYPIVTISFLSGNTVLAMTAVSLLRSRKDAISVDQVVGTPLAIGGAIGGIVGKVIFSWIKTATGNNALIGMVQNIIMVVLTASVFIYVLKKARIHTLQVTNKGAAGLLGLVLGVFSSFLGIGGGPINIMFLSYFFSMDSKHAALNSLYIIFFSQVANFITNVIQGTFPDFNILLLVSMMVTGILGAMTGRSLTKRLGNKQVDQLFMGVMLLIVLLSAFNVWKFASL; from the coding sequence GTGGAAATCTTACTTGTAATACTGACATTCGCAGCAACGGTTGTAGGCGCTATCAGTGGGATTGGTGGTGGGGTGATTATCAAGCCAGCGATGGATGCTTTGGTTAATTATCCAATCGTTACAATTAGCTTCCTCAGTGGGAATACCGTCCTCGCGATGACAGCGGTATCCTTGCTTCGTAGTAGGAAGGATGCTATTTCTGTCGACCAGGTGGTGGGAACCCCTCTGGCCATCGGTGGCGCTATAGGTGGGATCGTCGGCAAGGTGATCTTCTCCTGGATCAAGACAGCGACAGGGAACAATGCTCTGATCGGGATGGTGCAAAACATCATCATGGTTGTACTGACCGCCTCTGTATTTATCTATGTACTGAAAAAAGCAAGGATTCATACCCTGCAGGTAACCAACAAGGGAGCAGCAGGATTGCTCGGATTGGTGTTAGGGGTATTCTCATCCTTTCTGGGAATCGGAGGAGGACCAATCAATATCATGTTTCTGTCCTATTTCTTTTCGATGGACAGCAAGCATGCCGCACTGAACAGTCTCTACATCATCTTTTTTAGCCAGGTTGCAAATTTTATCACCAATGTCATCCAAGGGACATTCCCAGATTTCAACATACTATTGCTTGTGAGTATGATGGTCACTGGTATCTTGGGGGCAATGACGGGTAGATCTTTAACAAAGCGTCTTGGCAATAAGCAGGTTGACCAGCTGTTCATGGGCGTAATGCTCCTGATTGTTCTCCTCTCTGCATTCAATGTCTGGAAGTTTGCCTCACTGTAG
- a CDS encoding sulfatase-like hydrolase/transferase — protein MPRQIVFIMTDTTRKDMLGCYGDARMKTPNLDSLAQAGIRYNAAYDCQPVCGPARSALFTGTFPHSNGVVSNNVPLGLNVKTLGQRLSDQGIKAAYTGKWHLDGGDYFGLGICPEGWDPEAWYDMHNYLEELSDEERTRSRRSETAYDESWGEDMTYAHRVSNKAMSYLEKHEEEDFFLVVSYDEPHGPCICPAPFNTMYDGFSFDDNPSFHDDLKTKPVLQGLWAGSDLEKSSEELRKSSKMLSLFLGCNSFVDYEIGRVLDQIQKIAPEAMVIFTSDHGDMLGSHHLQTKNAAFYQEITNVPLLIKPATSNERNQGAVVDYPASHIDITPTVLDFFNLPIPKLLEGKSMLAQIDNPEIRINDHVFCEFTRYEVDHDGFGGLQMMRSITDGRWKLTINLMDLDELYDLESDPHEVINRIWDDSCRDIRNRLHDLLIEHMDETRDVYRGYQWVARSWRSDRVLSWQNSGLTRQRENEEYEPRQWDYDTGLPMEEAVRGKKLYDVKH, from the coding sequence ATGCCCAGACAGATAGTGTTTATTATGACCGATACTACAAGAAAAGATATGCTTGGCTGCTACGGGGATGCACGTATGAAAACCCCCAATCTGGATAGTTTAGCACAGGCTGGAATTCGATATAATGCAGCATATGATTGTCAGCCGGTATGCGGACCAGCGCGCTCAGCATTGTTTACAGGAACGTTCCCTCATTCAAATGGGGTTGTTTCCAATAATGTTCCTCTAGGGCTTAATGTGAAGACATTGGGACAACGTCTCAGTGATCAGGGTATCAAAGCTGCATATACAGGTAAATGGCATCTTGATGGAGGGGATTACTTTGGTTTGGGGATCTGCCCAGAAGGGTGGGATCCTGAAGCCTGGTATGATATGCACAACTATCTCGAAGAGTTGAGTGACGAGGAACGCACGCGCTCAAGAAGATCTGAAACAGCCTATGATGAGAGCTGGGGTGAGGATATGACCTATGCTCACCGTGTCTCAAATAAGGCAATGAGCTACCTGGAAAAGCATGAAGAAGAGGATTTTTTCTTGGTCGTCTCGTATGACGAGCCCCACGGTCCCTGTATTTGTCCAGCTCCATTCAATACCATGTATGATGGTTTTTCCTTTGACGATAATCCATCCTTCCATGACGATCTTAAGACGAAGCCAGTGCTTCAGGGATTATGGGCTGGGAGTGACCTGGAAAAGAGTTCAGAGGAGCTGCGAAAGAGTTCAAAGATGCTTTCCTTGTTTCTTGGCTGCAATAGTTTTGTTGACTATGAGATAGGGAGAGTTCTTGACCAGATACAGAAAATTGCTCCAGAGGCGATGGTAATATTTACTTCCGACCATGGAGATATGCTGGGTTCTCACCACTTGCAGACGAAGAATGCAGCTTTCTATCAGGAAATCACCAATGTACCACTGCTGATCAAACCTGCAACATCCAATGAAAGGAACCAAGGTGCCGTTGTGGATTATCCAGCCAGTCATATCGATATAACTCCGACGGTTTTGGATTTCTTTAACCTTCCCATTCCAAAGTTGCTGGAAGGAAAGAGCATGCTCGCCCAGATTGATAATCCTGAGATCAGGATCAATGATCATGTGTTCTGTGAGTTTACCCGGTATGAGGTGGATCATGATGGGTTTGGTGGATTGCAGATGATGCGATCCATTACTGATGGACGTTGGAAATTGACCATCAATCTAATGGATCTTGATGAATTGTATGATCTGGAATCTGACCCGCATGAAGTGATTAACCGTATCTGGGATGACTCTTGTCGTGATATACGGAATCGCCTTCATGATCTTCTTATTGAGCATATGGATGAAACACGTGATGTATATAGAGGATACCAGTGGGTAGCCCGTTCTTGGAGATCTGATAGAGTTCTAAGCTGGCAAAATAGTGGTCTGACTCGTCAACGCGAAAATGAGGAGTATGAGCCGAGGCAGTGGGACTACGATACAGGGCTCCCCATGGAGGAAGCCGTTCGAGGCAAGAAACTGTATGATGTGAAGCATTGA
- a CDS encoding amidohydrolase — translation MGNQKLLTNIRSLVSCDGSDTVYSDCDLLIDGYKIAKIGKNLPQGDAQVIDASNYIVYPGLVNTHHHFFQTFVRNLVTIDYPNLLVVDWLDKIYPIFSQIDSEVIYYSSLVAMADLLKHGCTTAFDHQYCYTKKTGKEAVDRQMEAASLLGIRYHAGRGCNTLEREKGSTIPGEMLETTDEFLLDCERLMKAYHDPNPNSMSQIVVAPCQPINSYQETFEESLAFARKHALRLHTHLGEGENPIMMERYGKRTLAWAEEIGFVGEDVWFAHGWELQKDEYDVMARTGTGLSHCPAPAVLGGFPIIDIPAMERAGMNVSLGCDGSATNDSSNLLDSLRMAYLAQSYHSKSRGGAPSAYEMLKMATVGGAKTLGRSDIGSLEVGKAADLFAIDANTLPLAGTLHDPGNLLARVGYTGEVAMTMVGGDIKFKDGELVGIDEVRLAVQAEQACDERLRSLFPTIFR, via the coding sequence ATGGGTAACCAGAAACTTCTTACAAATATTCGTTCTCTCGTGAGTTGCGATGGATCTGATACGGTGTACTCCGATTGTGATCTCCTGATCGACGGATACAAGATAGCAAAGATTGGAAAGAATCTTCCTCAAGGTGACGCCCAGGTCATCGATGCAAGCAACTACATTGTGTATCCAGGATTGGTGAATACGCACCATCACTTCTTCCAGACGTTTGTACGAAACCTGGTAACCATTGATTATCCGAACCTTCTTGTGGTCGACTGGCTCGACAAGATTTATCCCATTTTCTCGCAGATTGACAGTGAAGTTATCTATTACTCGTCTCTTGTTGCCATGGCAGATCTTCTCAAGCATGGCTGCACCACTGCGTTCGACCACCAGTACTGTTATACCAAGAAAACCGGTAAGGAAGCTGTTGACCGCCAGATGGAAGCTGCTTCCTTGTTGGGCATCAGGTACCACGCAGGGAGAGGCTGCAATACCTTGGAAAGGGAGAAGGGCAGTACCATCCCTGGGGAGATGCTGGAGACTACCGATGAGTTCCTACTTGATTGTGAACGCTTGATGAAAGCCTATCATGATCCAAACCCAAACAGTATGAGCCAGATTGTAGTTGCTCCCTGTCAGCCAATCAACAGCTACCAGGAAACCTTTGAGGAGTCACTGGCGTTTGCACGTAAGCATGCTCTCCGGCTTCATACCCACCTCGGAGAGGGGGAAAACCCCATCATGATGGAACGCTATGGCAAGAGAACGCTTGCTTGGGCAGAAGAGATTGGGTTTGTTGGGGAGGATGTCTGGTTTGCCCATGGATGGGAACTCCAGAAGGATGAATATGATGTAATGGCTAGGACAGGGACAGGTCTCTCCCACTGCCCAGCTCCTGCCGTCTTGGGTGGTTTCCCCATCATCGATATCCCAGCAATGGAGAGAGCAGGCATGAACGTCTCGCTTGGCTGTGATGGGTCTGCCACCAATGACAGTTCTAACCTGCTCGATTCCTTACGCATGGCTTATTTGGCTCAGTCCTACCATAGCAAGAGCCGGGGAGGAGCCCCTTCTGCCTACGAGATGCTCAAGATGGCAACAGTAGGTGGTGCCAAGACACTGGGCAGGAGTGATATTGGTTCCCTCGAAGTAGGAAAGGCTGCTGACCTCTTTGCCATTGACGCCAATACACTCCCACTTGCTGGAACATTGCATGATCCAGGTAATCTCCTTGCTCGAGTCGGTTATACCGGCGAGGTAGCCATGACCATGGTCGGTGGAGACATCAAATTCAAGGACGGCGAACTGGTAGGGATTGATGAAGTACGCTTGGCTGTTCAGGCTGAGCAAGCCTGCGATGAGAGGCTACGCTCTCTATTTCCCACGATCTTCCGATAA
- a CDS encoding ABC transporter substrate-binding protein, with amino-acid sequence MKKMMSMVCVILMVATMVFAGGKAEEKQDGSVTIKVANYALLEKGYEAFWNGIKEDFEKTNSDISIEWVTAPYGEIMNQVINMAGGGDRVDVIFGESLWVPGFENSGLSSPVTDILSPEFLADFDENTLASLSVNGEVYGIPLYVSPTILLYNKDLFKKAGLDPAAPPRTYDEMLEMAEDLSKLTDEYGNRIYAFGQTTASVPVSGSALSSLVFSFGGDVLNAQGQLDVDNDGFRQAFDFVQLLNEKGYNPQNAKKKDLRNLYALGQLAMYYDQSWGFNGVKTINPDAVNFTASAGALSGGNGSGESILESHCFILVDNGESHREAVRKFVEYVISPEVLNDYLANITPAYPARKSMSEISAVVNSSVLKGAASSVGNTKPQVYIPTLNDLYLDLCSLAQAVTVSEKDVETAIADFKKVVSLKIQ; translated from the coding sequence ATGAAGAAAATGATGAGTATGGTTTGTGTGATTTTGATGGTTGCCACCATGGTATTTGCTGGTGGTAAAGCTGAAGAGAAACAGGATGGCTCTGTCACGATCAAGGTTGCAAATTATGCATTGCTTGAGAAAGGCTATGAAGCTTTCTGGAATGGGATAAAGGAAGATTTCGAGAAAACAAATTCTGATATCTCCATTGAGTGGGTTACTGCTCCCTATGGGGAAATCATGAACCAGGTCATCAACATGGCCGGTGGTGGAGATCGAGTAGATGTAATATTTGGTGAAAGCTTGTGGGTCCCTGGTTTTGAGAATTCTGGTCTCTCAAGCCCGGTCACAGATATTCTTTCTCCTGAATTTCTTGCTGACTTTGATGAGAATACTCTTGCGTCCCTCAGTGTGAATGGAGAAGTGTACGGAATACCCTTGTATGTGTCTCCTACAATTCTTCTCTACAACAAGGATCTGTTTAAGAAAGCCGGCCTAGATCCTGCTGCTCCACCCAGAACATATGATGAGATGTTGGAGATGGCAGAAGATCTGTCTAAACTTACAGACGAGTATGGGAACAGAATTTATGCATTCGGTCAGACAACGGCATCAGTTCCTGTATCTGGTTCTGCACTTAGTTCGTTGGTATTCAGCTTCGGAGGAGATGTCTTGAATGCCCAGGGTCAGCTGGATGTTGACAACGATGGATTTAGACAGGCATTTGATTTTGTCCAACTGTTGAATGAGAAAGGATATAATCCACAGAACGCTAAGAAGAAAGATTTGAGGAATCTTTACGCGTTGGGTCAGCTTGCGATGTACTATGATCAGAGCTGGGGATTCAATGGGGTAAAAACCATCAATCCGGATGCCGTCAACTTTACAGCATCAGCTGGAGCGCTTTCCGGAGGCAACGGCTCAGGAGAAAGTATTTTGGAATCACATTGCTTTATCTTGGTAGACAATGGAGAGAGTCATCGTGAAGCTGTTAGGAAATTTGTGGAATATGTGATTAGCCCCGAGGTCTTGAATGATTATCTTGCCAATATCACTCCAGCCTATCCGGCTAGAAAGTCTATGTCTGAAATATCCGCTGTGGTGAACAGTAGTGTGTTGAAAGGTGCTGCATCATCCGTTGGCAATACGAAGCCTCAGGTCTATATACCGACTTTGAATGATTTGTATTTGGATCTTTGCTCACTTGCACAAGCAGTTACCGTCAGTGAAAAGGACGTAGAGACTGCAATCGCAGATTTCAAGAAGGTCGTGAGTCTTAAAATCCAATAA
- a CDS encoding sugar ABC transporter permease — protein MTLSKKRGDLLYAFMLTVPALIISTLFILIPIVDSVIKSGMQYSVKNIISGKPGVWNNFENYIRLIKTNVLPQAMINTFVFVISVITFQFIFGMILALVLNSNLKGARFYRSIMMIPWVVPTVISGLIWMWLFQPQYGLFKYLVSLLSGGAVANFAMLNNPDTALMGVSIAALWKQIPLMTLLLLAGLQNVPDDILEAATIDGTGRFQRFFHIVIPYISSVIKVAISMSIIENFKQFPLFWTMTGGGPNGATTNMAILSYREAFVSMNLGSGAAVTTVWMILMIVTVYMYNHLIRVQDMT, from the coding sequence ATGACTCTTTCTAAGAAAAGGGGTGATTTGCTTTATGCTTTTATGTTGACAGTCCCGGCTCTGATAATATCGACGCTCTTTATTCTGATACCTATTGTAGATTCAGTAATCAAGAGTGGCATGCAATATAGTGTTAAGAATATTATTAGCGGGAAACCGGGAGTGTGGAATAATTTTGAAAATTATATTCGATTGATCAAGACCAATGTATTACCACAGGCAATGATCAATACGTTTGTCTTCGTAATATCCGTCATCACTTTCCAGTTTATATTTGGTATGATCCTTGCGCTTGTGCTGAATTCAAATCTGAAGGGTGCCAGGTTCTATCGTAGTATCATGATGATTCCTTGGGTTGTCCCAACGGTGATCAGTGGATTGATTTGGATGTGGCTGTTTCAACCACAGTATGGGCTGTTCAAGTATCTAGTGTCACTCCTATCGGGAGGAGCTGTTGCAAATTTTGCGATGTTGAACAATCCAGATACTGCACTGATGGGAGTTTCGATTGCCGCATTGTGGAAACAGATACCCCTCATGACTTTGTTGTTACTGGCGGGTCTCCAGAATGTTCCAGACGATATTCTAGAGGCAGCAACCATTGATGGAACAGGAAGGTTCCAAAGATTTTTTCATATTGTGATTCCCTATATCAGTTCTGTGATAAAAGTTGCTATTAGCATGTCCATAATTGAGAATTTCAAACAATTCCCACTGTTTTGGACGATGACTGGTGGTGGCCCAAATGGGGCAACAACCAATATGGCAATATTGAGCTATAGAGAGGCTTTCGTCAGTATGAATCTTGGTTCTGGTGCAGCAGTTACTACCGTGTGGATGATTCTAATGATTGTTACCGTGTATATGTACAATCATCTAATCCGTGTTCAGGATATGACGTAA
- a CDS encoding class II aldolase/adducin family protein — protein sequence MNEIEMKRELVSFASSLYQRGFVVGSAGNISVKLLDGTYLATPTGSSFGILNEAEVSHFKEDGTLLGGKAPTKEVPFHLACYAAHSEIRAVVHLHSTYATLLASTKDLRDGSPFTPFTPYFVMKVNKVGILPYRRPGSPLIAEDIRSKPGFSTYLMQNHGLITTGKTLQEAVFAAEEFEESAKLWYLGQGLDIRRLSEEEMAELQ from the coding sequence ATGAATGAAATTGAGATGAAACGTGAGTTGGTTTCCTTCGCCTCAAGCCTCTACCAAAGAGGATTTGTCGTGGGAAGTGCGGGGAATATCTCGGTGAAACTTCTTGATGGCACCTACCTTGCCACTCCAACCGGGTCTTCCTTTGGGATTTTGAATGAAGCGGAGGTGTCCCACTTCAAGGAGGATGGAACGTTGCTTGGAGGAAAGGCCCCTACCAAGGAGGTTCCGTTCCATCTTGCTTGTTATGCTGCTCACAGTGAGATCCGTGCAGTGGTTCATCTTCACTCCACCTATGCAACCTTGCTTGCCAGCACCAAGGACCTCAGGGATGGCAGCCCATTTACCCCATTCACACCGTATTTTGTCATGAAGGTGAACAAGGTAGGGATACTTCCCTACAGAAGGCCAGGTTCTCCACTTATAGCAGAGGATATTCGATCCAAGCCTGGGTTCTCCACGTACCTCATGCAGAACCATGGGTTGATCACCACAGGAAAGACGCTTCAGGAAGCAGTATTTGCTGCTGAGGAGTTCGAGGAGAGTGCAAAGCTCTGGTATCTGGGACAGGGATTGGATATTAGAAGACTGAGTGAAGAAGAGATGGCAGAACTGCAATAG
- the otnK gene encoding 3-oxo-tetronate kinase produces the protein MKLGVIADDFTGAVDIAGFLVSGGMRTLMCAKPVATGQLPETDAIVMSLKIRSIPSSDAVEEALSALAFLQEAGCDRFYYKYCSTFDSTEKGNIGPISDALRDALGLFSTLICPALPVNGRTVYHGYLFVGDQLLSDSPMRHHPLNPMRMSKLADLLAMQSPSTNGHVYYDVVKEGVSAVKNRINVLEKDGVNNIIVDVINDGDLDTIAKATEDMILVTGGSGLAQGIATVRAESIGETGTAKPAFLPKKTQAVVIAGSCSAMMQKQVAYYKEKAESLSIDEQSCVDDPSYPETLAQWVLAHQGNSLAPMVFATRSPEELQHNRERFKGMDLAGIIEQVFGRMTAILAREGVYTFIVGGGETSGVVASTLGVDAYLIGEQIGPGVSWVQSLDRKFQLVLKSGNFGSESFLEKAQECYDE, from the coding sequence ATGAAACTAGGAGTTATTGCAGACGATTTTACCGGAGCTGTGGATATAGCGGGCTTCTTGGTATCTGGAGGCATGAGAACGCTCATGTGTGCCAAGCCTGTTGCAACAGGGCAACTTCCCGAGACTGATGCGATTGTCATGAGCTTGAAGATCAGGAGCATTCCATCATCTGATGCAGTAGAGGAGGCTCTCTCAGCACTTGCTTTCCTACAGGAAGCAGGTTGTGATCGTTTCTACTACAAATATTGCTCAACCTTTGATTCAACCGAGAAAGGAAACATCGGTCCCATCAGCGATGCGCTCAGGGATGCGCTTGGGCTATTCAGTACACTTATCTGTCCTGCGCTTCCGGTCAATGGAAGAACTGTGTACCACGGGTACCTGTTTGTAGGTGACCAGCTGCTCAGTGATTCCCCAATGCGTCATCATCCACTCAATCCAATGAGGATGTCGAAACTCGCCGATCTGCTTGCAATGCAAAGTCCATCTACCAATGGTCATGTGTATTATGACGTTGTCAAAGAAGGAGTTTCAGCAGTAAAGAATCGCATTAATGTCCTTGAGAAGGATGGGGTGAACAATATCATCGTTGATGTGATCAACGATGGGGACTTGGATACAATTGCCAAGGCAACCGAGGATATGATTCTTGTCACTGGAGGCTCTGGCTTGGCTCAGGGTATTGCTACAGTGAGAGCTGAATCCATTGGAGAGACAGGTACCGCAAAGCCTGCATTCCTTCCCAAGAAGACCCAAGCAGTGGTTATCGCTGGTTCTTGTTCAGCGATGATGCAGAAGCAAGTTGCCTACTATAAAGAGAAGGCAGAGAGCCTCAGTATTGATGAGCAATCTTGTGTGGACGACCCCTCTTATCCTGAGACGCTTGCCCAGTGGGTACTCGCCCACCAGGGAAACTCCCTTGCTCCCATGGTCTTTGCGACCCGCTCGCCAGAGGAACTACAGCATAACCGAGAACGGTTCAAGGGAATGGATCTAGCGGGAATCATAGAGCAGGTTTTTGGGAGAATGACAGCCATTCTTGCACGAGAAGGGGTCTATACCTTTATCGTTGGAGGGGGAGAGACCAGCGGGGTGGTTGCATCCACCTTGGGGGTTGATGCCTACCTGATAGGGGAGCAGATAGGCCCAGGTGTTTCGTGGGTGCAGTCCTTGGACAGGAAGTTCCAGCTGGTATTGAAGAGCGGGAACTTTGGTTCTGAATCCTTTCTAGAGAAAGCCCAGGAGTGTTATGATGAATGA